The Leptospira sp. WS60.C2 genome includes the window TCAGAACTTGCGGAAGATGTGGCAAAAGATACCGTACAGCTGTTTGGTGGTTATGGCTACATGAAAGAATATGCAGTGGAACGATTTTACAGAGATGTAAAGTTAGGAACCATCGGTGGTGGAACCAGTGAGATCCAACGCTCCATTATTTCCTCTTTGTATCCAGGAAAAGAAAAATTCCAGAAGGAATTTTCTCGCATAGAAAATCCATCAAATGCAACGGATTCGATTCAGAATTTGTTATTTGAAATCATTCTGAAAATGGATGGCGAACCAAACCGTAAAAAGCAACAATCCATCGAGTTTGCATTTGCTGATGTTTTGTCTGTTTTTGTGATTCTATTTTTGTCTGAAATTGACACAAAGAAAACGACAGATTCTTATTCAAAGGAAGAAAAAATGATAGATCGGAAGTTACTTTCGTATTATCTTGTGGGGAAGTATTTGATGTCACTGAGCCGTTTGAACCAATACGTATCAAAAGAGTTATCTGAGTTATGGCCTCTTTTTACGGAATTGGGAACTTCTATCGAAGAGACGGTTCATTCTCGATTTTTAACCCTGCAGGAGTTAGCCTAAATTGTGAAAGCCGCTGCCCGAATTGCATTTTTTTATCTGTTTTTCGGGTATCTTTGGATTTACTTCTCCGACTATGCGATATCTCTCTTATTTTCTTCTACAGAAGATACGAGAGAAATCCAAAGTGTAAAAGGCTGGGTATTTGTTTCCATCTCCGCACTGATCATTTATGTTTTACTCGTCCGTGAGTTAAAGTACCAAAAGAAAGTTTTATCCGACAAGTTTGAATCAGACCAATTGTTTCAAGTGATTCTCGAAAGAATTGAGGATGCCGTCATCGTTTTTAATTTGGATACTTGGAAAATTGACTTTCTTAGTGAACAAGTTTGCCGATTATTTGATAGCAAAAATGAGGATATTATTGCCAATCCACAACTTTTGATGGATCGTGTATATGTAGAAGACCGGGCACGTATAACTGACATTTGGATGAATCAATTAAGGGAAAATCATACTGGTTTGCTCTACAGGATTCAAACTACAAATGGTAAATTAAAATGGGCGTTGGAACATCGCCTTTTCATTCCCTCTAAAAACGGAAGTCCCAATAAAGCTGTAGCTGTCATTTCCGATATGACAAGTTATATGGAAAACCAAACCAAACTGGAGCAGTCATTAAAAGAAAATGAAACCTTACTCACCGAAGTTCATCATCGTGTTAAAAATAATTTAGCAGTTATCATTTCTTTTTTGCAACTTCAGGTATATTCTTCACCACCAGAAACAGCTGACATATTAGAACAAAGTATTGTTAGAATCAAAGCAATCGCACTTGTTCATGAGAAGTTATATAGCGGAAAAAATCTTTCGGGACTCAGTTCTGTAGACTATATCACAAGTCTCGTCGAAAACATCAAGCTGATGTATATGAGAACAGATATCTCAATCGATTTAGAGATTCAAAAAATGGAATTTAATATCATTGATGCGATACCCATGGGACTTATGATTACGGAAATGCTAACCAATAGTTTTCGTCATGCCTTTAAAGTTCCAAAGGAAAATCCACAAATCAAAATTGAGTTTCTTGTCATAGATAATGGTCTATTTGAATTGAAGTATAGAGACAATGGAATTGGATTTCCTGTTGGCTTTGATTATCGTAAAGCAGAAACCATTGGTCTTTCCGTGATTTTTTCATTGAGTAGTCAGTTGAATGGTCGTGAGATTGAATGTTCTTCCAGTCCCAACCAAGGTGTTTTTTATCACTTCGCATTTTCTCCTAAAAGAATAAATGCAAAATCATAGAATTTTGTAGGTCATCATGTATCAAAAAGGAAAAACGTTTTCAGAAATTCAAATAGGAGACAAGGCATCATTTACGAAAACAATTTCGGAAACTGATGTCTATTTGTTTGCAGGCATTAGTGGTGATTTTAATCCCTTACATGTAGATGAAGAGTATGCCAAAACAACTAGTTTTGGAACAAGGATCGCACATGGTGGTCTTGCTGCCTCTTTGCTTGCACCGGTGCTTGGTATGAAATTGCCAGGACTTGGAACTGTGGCTCTAGAAACATCTACCAAGTTTCGTAAGCCTGTCTATTTCGGAGATACGATTACCTGTCTTGTCGAAGTGATTGAAAAAGTCGAACGAATCAAGGCGATTCGAATGAAGATTGTATGGTCCAATCAAAAAGGGGAAGTGGTGAGTAAAGGAGAGACTCTTGTCATTCCTCCCGGTTGAGAAATTGACCAACAAGTCCAATCTCTTCTTCTACGAACTCACGGATTTCTTCCAATTCGTCTTCATCTAGAATCTCTTCTAAAATTTCCTCTCCTGATTCATCTTGCCCGAGCCTCATCACAATGTAACCAGGCACTTCTGAGTCAGGATCATCCATCTCCACATTGACAAACTGGTATTCTTGTTCTGTCGTTGGTAAAAAAACTAAATAGTCATTTCCCATTTGAGAAAAGGAATAGAAAACTTCCCATTGGTAACTGTTTCCTTTCTCATCTACGAGATCAATTTCTTCCGTACTTCGATTGGGAAGGAAATCATCAGCTTGAAATCCAAAGTCTTTGATGTCCATTAGGTGAAAAATTCCCTCTCAAAAGGTAAGCTGTGTTTCTTTTTGAAATTACATTCTTTGCATGCAGGCACCAAATTGGCTTTTACCGATTTTCCTCCTCGTATAAGAGGAATTAGATGGTCCATAGTTAGTTCTTCTACTTTAAACTTTTTTCCACAATAGTGGCAAATGCCCGAAGCCCGTTTATTTTTCCACCAAGCTGTATTTTTTAAGTCTTTTGCTTTTTTTCTTTCTCTACGGATTTCTTCGTCGCTTATGTCAGAGAAAAATGGCTCGAGTGGAGGTTCGGTCATGATTTAAAAAAATCTGTTTTTTTCTCTTCGTCAAGAAAAAGATGGAGGAATGGGACGACTCATTTACTTAGATAACTTACGTTCGTTCGCCTTACTACTTGGGATTGTTTTCCATTCGGCGATTGTGTATGCTTCTGATATCAAATACGCCATTCAAACCGAAGAAAGAAGTGAAGTTTTGTCCTATTTTTGTTATTGGATTCATAGTTTTCGGATGCCGATGTTCTATATGATTTCGGGCTTTTTTTCGGCAATGGTAATCCAGAAAAAGGGAAACAGTTTTTATTTGGAAGGTAGGCTCAAACGAGTTCTTTTTCCAACCATTTTTGGACTGATTTTTTTAGCTCCAATTCAATATTTCTTAATGGAAAAGGTAAAGTCACCTAATGTTAGTTTGATTAAATTTCTTCAATTCTTTTTTACGAAAGAAAATTTCCAACATTCCCATATTTGGTTTTTGGTGGACTTATTTTGTTTTAGTATGATTTACCTTCTCGTTCACAAATGGATGGATCCAATTGTGAATTGGAAACTTTTACGAAAGTTTCAGTTGAGAGTCTTTTTATTACCAATTTTCTGTTTTGTTTTTGTCTTATTGGCCCATACACAATTTGGAAAGGGAGAATCGTATTTTGGAATCTTTAAGCTTACGTTTGTGTATCAGTTTGTTTTTTTTCTTTCTGGTGCATTTTGTTTTTTTTGGAAAGAGATCCTAATCATCCATTCATCATCAAAAAGTAAATTCATCGCTATTTTGATTTGGGCAGTCGTCACTTCTTTGTTACTGATGGAGTTGGAAATATCGGATCCGTTATGGATCTACTTTTCCTATGCGAATCCTTGGTATCGATCGGTTCACATTTTTCTCTGGGTTGTGTCGCCATTTTTATGGACTTCGTTTTTTGTGTCTCTTTTTCATGCCATTGGAAACAAGGAGGGGAAAGTTGGAAGTTATCTCATCGAGGCAAGTTTGCCTATCTACTTACTCCACCATCCAATCTCTCTCTTATACGCCTATGTTGTGAAAGATCTTTCCTATTCTTTATGGGAAAAGTTTCTCTTTCACAACATAGTGGTCCTACTGTTTACGTTTCTTTTTTATGAAGGTTTCATTCGTAGGTCAAAAACACTTCGATTTTTATTTGGTTTAAAAACTTCTTAGGTTTTGCTAATGGCTTGGATGGCAGACGCAACAGCACTGTCCATACTTCCAGTGTGTAATGCTAAATGTTCTCCAGCAAAAAACACTCTTTCGAATGGTTCATTCCAAACATCTTTGATTCCGAAGCTGCCTGGAGGGAATAAGGAAACAAATCCAGAGCGACCAGTTGTTTTTTGAAAACTAAAGAAGTGGAATTGGTTTTCTGATATTAATTCCAAATTTCCCACTTCTTCCAGTGCCGATAACATTAAGTTTCTTTTTTGGCGTTCACTTCCTTTTTCAAACAAAGATGCTTTATCGCCAGTTGTTATAGAAGTAACCGCTGTTATATTTTGTCCGATCGCAGTTTCTGAAACATAGAATGTTTCAGCGGCAGTATTCGTATTCTGATAAAAATTGGAAAGATTGGGGTTTGATTTCACAAAACAAATGTTCTTTGATATTTTACCAGTTTGCATTCTGAGAGCAGAGTAAATTAAATCTTTTGGTAGAGTTGGGGTCCACTTGATATCTAATACGGCTGCTGCAGGTAATGTGCAAATGATCAAATTCCCTTTGATGGTTCTTCCAGAGGCTAGTTCTACTGTTACTTGGTTTTTTTGTTGGGAAACTTTGACTGCGACTTCACCTAGGAGTAATTCTTGTCCTTTTAATAAGGAAACAAGAGATTTTACCATTTGTTCCGCACCAGCTTTGATTTGGTATTTTGGTTTGAGAGCCGATTGAAGTGCCGATAGATCGTCTAAAACGGACTCACTCGAAATTTGATTTAAGTCACCTCCTAAGATCATTCGATAAAGTTCGTTCATGGAACGAATTTCATCTTCCGTTAGACCCTGGTATCTTGCATAAGAAGAAAAGTTAATTTTATCAAGACCTTGTTTTTGATTTGTTCCAAGGGATTTGTGTAGATCGATCACTTTGTCTAAGGTTTCAATCGAAGCGCCTGAAATTTTATGAAGATCGGAATTCGATTTGGTTAATAAAAATCGATCAGAAATGCTGGCATTCACCAAATCAAGACCCAGCTGTTTGACCAAACTCTTAATGTCTGTTTGGTTTTCTCCGATCCATTCTCCACCTAAGTCCTGTACAATTCCTAATTCTGGATTGGAATACGTTGCAATTCGGCCACCAAATTGGTCTCCTCTTTCGACAACCGTTACTTCATATCCAGTTTGTTTGAGTAAATAAGCAGAATAAAGACCAGAAAGCCCTCCACCGAGTACGATCGCTTTTTTGGATCCAGATGGCTTCGATTTTATTTCTTGGGTGACCACTCCTGTGGATTGTCCGTAGAACTTTTTGGGGAAGAGGAGGCTTACGCCTGCGGCAGTGGCAGATAAATTTTTAAGGAATGTTTTTCGATTCATAGAACTTTCCCCTATTTTAACATCCAAAACAAAAAAGGCTAGAAAAATTACAAAAATAGAATCTATTGGCTTTGTCTTTTTATGCGAAATATGAATTCCTTCTTACACTCAAACTATCGTTATTTTTGGTACATTCTTTTCCTGTTTCCCTGTTTTTTGGAGGCGACACCTAAAATCAATTTGTCTACGGAAATGACAGGTGTTCCCATTTGGAACCAAGTTTTGGTGCTCGAAGATGTTTCTCAGTCGATTCCAGACAATGCAATCGTGACTGGTGAAAAAGACGGTGACTTCAAAATACTCTCTTCTCCAAATTTAGGATTTTCCCAATCGATATTCTGGGTAAGAATTGAGGTAACTAATCCCACTTCTTCCCTCATTCGATGGAACTTACTTTTTGATTTTCCTCTCATTGATGAAATTCAAATTTATGGAGACTCTCTTACTAAAGACTCCATACGAGCGTTAGGGGATTCCTTTCCATTTTCTATCAGGAATGTTGATTATCGAAATCCAGTTTTCCCGATCGAATCTCGCGAACATTCTACATCAGTTTATTATTTAAAAATTAAATCAGAATCTACGATCCCTTTGAGTTTGGATCTTTGGACGGAAAAAGCATTCAATGAAAAAATACATAGAGAACAAATGATTTTCGGTATCTTTTACGGGATCTTGTTTGTGATGATTGCTTATAATTTTTTCATTTATATTTTTACCTATGAAAAGAGTTATCTTTTGTATCTTTTTTTTGTAAGTTCTATTTTTTTCTTTCATTTAGTGAACAACGGTTTTGCATTTCAATACATCTGGCCCAATTGGGTATTTTGGGCAAACTATTCCTTACCATTTTTTATTTCTGTGTCTTGTATCACAGGAATCATCTTCACACATAATTATCTGCATTTGAATAAACACCTTCCCAAAGTATCCAAATTGATGTGGATATGGGTTGGAATTCTTGTTTTGTTTTCAGTGGTTACATTTTTTTTAAGTTACCGGGTGGCAATGGTGACTTCTATTCTTTTGACGGTTCCCACGGCGTTACTTCTCGTTTACAGTGGAACGTTTACTCTCCTTGCAAAGGTGAGGACAGCACGATATTATTTGATTTCTTGGGCATTTTTTCTTTTAGGTGTTTTGTTATACTCACTCAAAAGTTTAGGAATTTTGTCAGACAATCACATCACGAGATGGACCATACAAATTGGAACTGCTCTTCAAACCATTTTGTTATCTCTTGGCCTTGCGGATCGCATTAACTTTTTAACGAGAAGCCTTCGTGAAAACTTAAGAGATCTGTCCAACGCCAAAATCAAAATTGAAGATTCCGAAAAGCGATTCAGGGAAATTTTCCAAGGATCTGATGAAGTGATACTCATGATGAATGAAAATTTTGAAATTATCAACGCAAACAGATCCTTATCCAAACACTTGGGTTACCGTTTAGATGACCTTAGGAATAAAAAAATTACAGAGATTCTTTATACAGGAAGGGATCAAAAATCAGACTACAATGTCATGTATGTGAATGATAAACTGACTGATCTAAAAATGACAGGTTCAGCGATTAATTTTAAAACAGAACTTTCACAAAAGTATGTAAAAGAACCCAAGGAAATGGTCTGTCGGATCCAATACATTGATTTTGAAGAAACGAGAGAAGTTTTGATGACGTTATCCCCTGAGTATGAAGATACAATCATCCAACTGATCGATTCTGAAAAGATCGAACTTTCGATGAATAATTACCTCCGTAATGCGGAGTTGGTCTCCCAAAAAATCACCGCTCAACTGGCAAAATACCTCACCACAATCGAACAAACGGAAGTTCGATCTTCTGTGAGAGAAATCATCATCAATGCAGTGGAACATGGAAATTTGAATATCAATTTTGATGAGAAATCAGCGGCCCTTATGGAAGGGAATTATTTGGAATTTCTGCAAAAACGACAAGAAGATCCAAGGTATAGACATAAAAAAGTAAAAATAGAGTATTCATTTAATAGTGAGTATGTGGCTTATCGCATCACAGACGAAGGAAGAGGATTTGACCATAAAAAACATATGGAAAAATCGATTGATGAAATGAACGAATCCCACGTGCAACATGGCCGTGGGATTTTGATGACCAAATCTGTATTTGATCGAATCGAGTACAATGAGAAAGGAAACCAAGTCAGTCTCATTAAGTTTTTAAATAAAAATTAATTTCTTTGCCAGTCGAGAACCCACCACTCGTTCCATTCTTTGGAGTAGAGGAGTTTTCCTGGTAAATGACTTTGCAATAAACTTAAAAATTCATCTTTTTTCTCAGTGATGATTCCTGAAAAAATAATCCTCGGGGCGTTGATTTTTGCCAAATGACGAATGTTTTGTGAGAGAACGGCAAAGGTTATATTTGCAATTGCCAAATCATATTTTTGATTGGAAAGTTTTGGGTTGTCAATTCCTGATTCTTCTACACTGAACTGAAATCCTTTCGGATATTCATTTTCCGTCCAGTTGGACCACGCGGCTTTTACTGCATTGGGATCAATATCCAAAGCAAAAATTTTACTCACTCCAAACTTGGCAAGACCTATCGATAAAATTCCCGATCCCGTTCCCACATCACATGCAGTTTGAAAGGAAAACTTTCCATCCTCATATAAGGCATCTAAATGTTCCAAGATTAGTTTCGTAGTTTCGTGATGACCCGTACCGAAAGCAACACCAGGATTGATGAATAAAGGAATCCCACCTGTTGGTTGCCAAAGCCCAATGGTATTTGGTTCTTTTTTTTCCCAAGTGGGAATCACCCAAAGTTTTTTTCCGATCGGGAAGGGTTTATAATACTCTTTGTATGCTTCTTCGTAATCTCTTGTTTCGATGATCCGTGATTCTGAATTGGAATTATCGGGTGCATACAGTTTTAAGAAAATCAAAACCTTTAAC containing:
- a CDS encoding 7TM diverse intracellular signaling domain-containing protein, which translates into the protein MRNMNSFLHSNYRYFWYILFLFPCFLEATPKINLSTEMTGVPIWNQVLVLEDVSQSIPDNAIVTGEKDGDFKILSSPNLGFSQSIFWVRIEVTNPTSSLIRWNLLFDFPLIDEIQIYGDSLTKDSIRALGDSFPFSIRNVDYRNPVFPIESREHSTSVYYLKIKSESTIPLSLDLWTEKAFNEKIHREQMIFGIFYGILFVMIAYNFFIYIFTYEKSYLLYLFFVSSIFFFHLVNNGFAFQYIWPNWVFWANYSLPFFISVSCITGIIFTHNYLHLNKHLPKVSKLMWIWVGILVLFSVVTFFLSYRVAMVTSILLTVPTALLLVYSGTFTLLAKVRTARYYLISWAFFLLGVLLYSLKSLGILSDNHITRWTIQIGTALQTILLSLGLADRINFLTRSLRENLRDLSNAKIKIEDSEKRFREIFQGSDEVILMMNENFEIINANRSLSKHLGYRLDDLRNKKITEILYTGRDQKSDYNVMYVNDKLTDLKMTGSAINFKTELSQKYVKEPKEMVCRIQYIDFEETREVLMTLSPEYEDTIIQLIDSEKIELSMNNYLRNAELVSQKITAQLAKYLTTIEQTEVRSSVREIIINAVEHGNLNINFDEKSAALMEGNYLEFLQKRQEDPRYRHKKVKIEYSFNSEYVAYRITDEGRGFDHKKHMEKSIDEMNESHVQHGRGILMTKSVFDRIEYNEKGNQVSLIKFLNKN
- a CDS encoding HNH endonuclease, with the translated sequence MTEPPLEPFFSDISDEEIRRERKKAKDLKNTAWWKNKRASGICHYCGKKFKVEELTMDHLIPLIRGGKSVKANLVPACKECNFKKKHSLPFEREFFT
- a CDS encoding MaoC family dehydratase, with amino-acid sequence MYQKGKTFSEIQIGDKASFTKTISETDVYLFAGISGDFNPLHVDEEYAKTTSFGTRIAHGGLAASLLAPVLGMKLPGLGTVALETSTKFRKPVYFGDTITCLVEVIEKVERIKAIRMKIVWSNQKGEVVSKGETLVIPPG
- a CDS encoding sensor histidine kinase — translated: MKAAARIAFFYLFFGYLWIYFSDYAISLLFSSTEDTREIQSVKGWVFVSISALIIYVLLVRELKYQKKVLSDKFESDQLFQVILERIEDAVIVFNLDTWKIDFLSEQVCRLFDSKNEDIIANPQLLMDRVYVEDRARITDIWMNQLRENHTGLLYRIQTTNGKLKWALEHRLFIPSKNGSPNKAVAVISDMTSYMENQTKLEQSLKENETLLTEVHHRVKNNLAVIISFLQLQVYSSPPETADILEQSIVRIKAIALVHEKLYSGKNLSGLSSVDYITSLVENIKLMYMRTDISIDLEIQKMEFNIIDAIPMGLMITEMLTNSFRHAFKVPKENPQIKIEFLVIDNGLFELKYRDNGIGFPVGFDYRKAETIGLSVIFSLSSQLNGREIECSSSPNQGVFYHFAFSPKRINAKS
- a CDS encoding acyltransferase family protein, encoding MGRLIYLDNLRSFALLLGIVFHSAIVYASDIKYAIQTEERSEVLSYFCYWIHSFRMPMFYMISGFFSAMVIQKKGNSFYLEGRLKRVLFPTIFGLIFLAPIQYFLMEKVKSPNVSLIKFLQFFFTKENFQHSHIWFLVDLFCFSMIYLLVHKWMDPIVNWKLLRKFQLRVFLLPIFCFVFVLLAHTQFGKGESYFGIFKLTFVYQFVFFLSGAFCFFWKEILIIHSSSKSKFIAILIWAVVTSLLLMELEISDPLWIYFSYANPWYRSVHIFLWVVSPFLWTSFFVSLFHAIGNKEGKVGSYLIEASLPIYLLHHPISLLYAYVVKDLSYSLWEKFLFHNIVVLLFTFLFYEGFIRRSKTLRFLFGLKTS
- a CDS encoding DUF1292 domain-containing protein; the encoded protein is MDIKDFGFQADDFLPNRSTEEIDLVDEKGNSYQWEVFYSFSQMGNDYLVFLPTTEQEYQFVNVEMDDPDSEVPGYIVMRLGQDESGEEILEEILDEDELEEIREFVEEEIGLVGQFLNREE
- a CDS encoding 50S ribosomal protein L11 methyltransferase produces the protein MEYRELKVNLPKELSDPFYELLDSLQCAGYYEILFDGEAPKEKDQGLIRDNTNIRIYLQTDEVDKELKVLIFLKLYAPDNSNSESRIIETRDYEEAYKEYYKPFPIGKKLWVIPTWEKKEPNTIGLWQPTGGIPLFINPGVAFGTGHHETTKLILEHLDALYEDGKFSFQTACDVGTGSGILSIGLAKFGVSKIFALDIDPNAVKAAWSNWTENEYPKGFQFSVEESGIDNPKLSNQKYDLAIANITFAVLSQNIRHLAKINAPRIIFSGIITEKKDEFLSLLQSHLPGKLLYSKEWNEWWVLDWQRN
- a CDS encoding flavin monoamine oxidase family protein; amino-acid sequence: MNRKTFLKNLSATAAGVSLLFPKKFYGQSTGVVTQEIKSKPSGSKKAIVLGGGLSGLYSAYLLKQTGYEVTVVERGDQFGGRIATYSNPELGIVQDLGGEWIGENQTDIKSLVKQLGLDLVNASISDRFLLTKSNSDLHKISGASIETLDKVIDLHKSLGTNQKQGLDKINFSSYARYQGLTEDEIRSMNELYRMILGGDLNQISSESVLDDLSALQSALKPKYQIKAGAEQMVKSLVSLLKGQELLLGEVAVKVSQQKNQVTVELASGRTIKGNLIICTLPAAAVLDIKWTPTLPKDLIYSALRMQTGKISKNICFVKSNPNLSNFYQNTNTAAETFYVSETAIGQNITAVTSITTGDKASLFEKGSERQKRNLMLSALEEVGNLELISENQFHFFSFQKTTGRSGFVSLFPPGSFGIKDVWNEPFERVFFAGEHLALHTGSMDSAVASAIQAISKT